GAAGGCGTCGGCCAGCATTCCGCCCCCCGCCATGGAGTTCGTGCGCCGACTGGAGCAGTCGTTCTCTGTCGGGCTGGGACCGCACAAGCGGTACCGCGACCATCGCGTGACGATCGATTTGCTGACCAAAGCGATCACGCGCGGGCGCACCGTCCAGATGCGCTACTTCTCCGCCTCCCGCCAGGCGACCACCCGGCGCGAGGTCGATCCCTACCGGCTGCGCTATATCGACGGGGGCCTCTACCTCATCGGCTATTGCCACTGGCGCAAAGATGTTCGGATGTTCGCGGTCGAGCGAATCCGGTCCTGCACGCTCACGGACCATCCCTATCAGATGCCGCTCGATGGCGACGTGGAGGCCTATATCGAAGATGCGCTCATTGTCATGCGCGGGAAGCGCATCGAGGTCGAGCTGCTGTTCGACAAGGCGACCGCCGCCTGGGTGCGGGATCGCATCTGGCATCCGAGCCAGCAGCTCACCCAGCTCAAAGACGGCAGGCTCCGCATGGCGCTCACCGTGGCCGACACGCGGGAATTGCTCGGGTGGATCTTGAGCTTCGGGAACGGCGTTCGGGTGGTGAAGCCGGAAAGTCTGAAAGCCGCCGTGCGAGAGGAAGCCCAGGCCATCGCTGAAGGGGTATAGGCGCCATCTGGCGCAGTGACCATGCAGGGCCCGAGTTGCGCCTTCTTGTCAGGATGCCGGAAAACCGATATTCTTGCCCGCATCGGCCCTGGGCGATGCCGTGACAGATTCCGATCTGCCTGGTACCCGCGCTTCCTTGGCGCTTCGTTGCGATCAGAACCCGCTGAACGGGCGGCGAGCGGCGTCGGATGAAAAAAAAGGGGGGGCCTATGGCAACCGTCAACTGGCGAGACCATATCGTATGCGACCCGCAGGTGCTCGGAGGAAAACCGGTCCTGAAGGGCACACGGCTTGCGGTTGAGTTTGTGCTCGATCTTCTGGCGGCGGGGTGGGATCGGGCCGAGATCCGTGAGAATTATCCGAACTTAACTGAGGAGCGGGTCCGCGCGGTCCTCGCCTACGCGGCCGAGACCTTCCGTGAGGAACGGTTTTACCTGTTGCCCCCAGCCGGCAGACCGGCATGACGGACCGCTATCTGGCGAACGAGAATTTCCCGGCGGCCATCGTCAGGACGTTGTGAGCAGCCGGGAACGACGTCCTCTATGCCGCGGAGACTCTGATTGCCGCACCGGATGAACAGGTGCTGCGTGCGGCGCTTGATCAGAACCGCGTCGTACTCACGTTCGATCAGGATTTCGGCGAACTGGTGTTTCATCATCGGCAGCCGCCTTCTCCGGGCGTCGTTCTGTTCCGCCTGGGCGGGCTGTCGCCGGAAGGGGTACTCGCCTTTTTGAGCACGTTCTTCGATTCGAAACCGACGCTCCGGGGCTTTTTCACCGTGGCCAGCCCAGGGCACTTCCGGCAAATTCCGATAATCCGCCCAAACACACTGAAGACCTAACGGTTGACCGCGGGATGGGACGCGTGGATCGGAGAACGTCTCTCGCGTCATCGTACCGTCAGATCGCCGCGTGACCTCGGATGTCACGGCTCGTGAGACCCACGACCGGCCGGCGCTGCGCAACCTACGGAAAGACAAGGTCCCTGAACCCGCCATCTTGTTCTTTGTCCTGTGACCTCGGATGTCACACGCGTTCGGTATCCTGCTCACGATCCTAGCCTCTGTCCTTTCCTCAAGGGGAGAGGCGACGGTGAGGGGGAGGGGAGCCACCCATGAAATCTCTCACGCTGGCGGCGGCCCTCATTGTTGTGGCTTGGGCCACGGTAGGATTGGCCGATCAGGGCTTCGATGAGAAGTACGAACGAGACTACAACATCTTCAACCCGGCCAATCAGTACCGGCCGGACAATCCGCTCAACCCCGCCAACGCCTACGATTCCAACAATCCGTTCAATCCCGTCAATCGCTTCGATCCGGGCAATCCCGCGAACCCGATCAACCAATACAATCCGAACAACCCGTTCAATCCGGCCAATCAATTTCGTCCGGACAACCCGCTGAACCCGGCCAATCAGTTCAACCCCAACGTCCCCTTTGCGCCGCTGGACGGAGGCGGCGGTCGGAGGCACAAGCGATGAGCGGTGGGAGAATGGCTCGCGGTGCGGTAATGGAAAAAGGAGTGGCGACGCAGGGAGAAACGGCCGGCGCTAGTGAGCTAGCCCTCAGCCCCGGCCGCTTGCAGCACATAATGCAGTTCGCCCTGCAGGCCCAAGCGGTCCGCCCAGTGCCAGAGGTAGTCGAGGTCGAGCTGCAGATGGGGGTTCTTGATGATACCAAGCGCATCCTCGAAATCATGAGGACGACTGGCCTTGAGTTTCAGAATAATGAGGTCCTCCGGGCTGCACACCCACGCGGACAGGCCGAGGAGGTGCAGGGTTTGTCTCCGAGTCAGCGCCTGTGCTTCGTGAGAGTCCGCAGAAAAGATCAGGTCGAGTGGAATGCCAGGATGGGAAGGATGGCCCAAACGAAGGACCCGATCCTTGGCCATCGGGTTCTGCATGATCCACCTCGTGTCGAGCTGGAACCCGCGAGAAAGAAGGGAGTCAGTCACTTCGGCCCGGACAGCTTCCTCGGACAGGACAAGGAGATCGATGTCCTGAGTGGCCCGGAGGCGACCCCAGGCGTTCACAGCCAAGGCTCCGATCAGACAATAGGGTGGTGCGGGCTGGGGGAAGGCGTCGAGCACGGCCCGCAGGTAACTGGCCAATGGATCTTGGTCATCGGGCGGCATCGGCTGTGCCCGAGTCTGACGATAGAGGTTCAGCGGGACGAGTCGGGCGGAACGGGTTCTCGAATGGAGGAGAAGGCGGGAGCGGCGGATGCCCCAAGGCCTGAGCGCAGGCCCGGGACCATTTCCACATGGCATCCGACAAACGGCAACACAAGAGAATGCCTTCCTCCGGTGTAGAAGGATAGTCCGTCGGGCTGATTTGCGCCGCGGTCACGTGGAGCTTCCGCAGCCAGATGGGCGGATTGGCCGGATCGAAAGCCATGCGGGGATTGTACAGCACCGGCAGGGGAAGACAAAAGCCGGCCTCATTCGCACCGTGATAGGGCGGATGTCTCGGACTCGGAGGGAACGCTTCAATGCCGAACGCCAACGTGATGGTAGAACCGATGGGACGGAGCGGGAATAGGACCATTTGTCGCTGGACTGCATATTGATTCAATCAGGAGAAAAGCGTATGCCTGTCCGGACAGTGAAGGAGCATCGGACAGGAGCGCGGAGAAAGGGGAGCGCGGAGAATGGAGCGAGCAACTGTCTTGAATGTCAAGCTCTCCGTGCAGCGGCCGGTTGCCATGGAGTCCCATGATGTACCATCGCATTGAGAATGGTCAGCAGCTTGCGCATCGCGGCGACCAGCGCGACCTTGGATGCTTTGCCGGCGGTACGCAGTCGCTGGTAGAACTGCCGGATGACGGGGTTCCAGCGCGTCGCCACCAAGGTCGCCATGTACAGCGCGGTGCGGACGGGGGCCCGCCCACCCCAGATGGTGCGTCGGCCGCGCAGCCGCCCACTGTCCCGATTGAAGGGCGCGACGCCCACCAAGGCCGCAATTTGCTTGCGATTCAGCAAGCCCAACTCCGGCAGCTCGGCCAAGACCGTGCGACTCATTACCGGTCCGATGCCGGGCACGCTCTGCAACAAATCTTCGCGTGCACGCCAGATGGGGCTCTCTTCAATCATGTCATCGAGGTCCTCGTCG
The DNA window shown above is from Nitrospira tepida and carries:
- a CDS encoding DUF433 domain-containing protein yields the protein MATVNWRDHIVCDPQVLGGKPVLKGTRLAVEFVLDLLAAGWDRAEIRENYPNLTEERVRAVLAYAAETFREERFYLLPPAGRPA
- a CDS encoding helix-turn-helix transcriptional regulator, coding for MPRNDQVTRQWHLLRRLEAAKRGLTLDELLAELPDDLPKHARTIRRDLAALEAANFPLVTERVDGKVRWRLMEGFRNIPALGLSPTEVMAVAFSRHLLAPLEGTELKAALDSAMQKASASIPPPAMEFVRRLEQSFSVGLGPHKRYRDHRVTIDLLTKAITRGRTVQMRYFSASRQATTRREVDPYRLRYIDGGLYLIGYCHWRKDVRMFAVERIRSCTLTDHPYQMPLDGDVEAYIEDALIVMRGKRIEVELLFDKATAAWVRDRIWHPSQQLTQLKDGRLRMALTVADTRELLGWILSFGNGVRVVKPESLKAAVREEAQAIAEGV